One Xiphophorus maculatus strain JP 163 A chromosome 10, X_maculatus-5.0-male, whole genome shotgun sequence genomic region harbors:
- the LOC102233173 gene encoding uncharacterized protein LOC102233173 isoform X2: MDPFLLTVILGSVFCLVILLLVVVLYRKDLLCCRLRPCRTQEYANDLPQYSSRHSLFGIAHRGHNAALNQRAMGSQLPGTLFIIGKPNDYHLSGPQPRLPSYESVRKKDRQRQIHSMIARRFGLESSHDEPPPTYEEIFYSNPQASPTNNQSLDVHLSINTSHSREETRGTAAQSYASVSLMGKEDPRCQDIPTGSANRTAV; the protein is encoded by the exons TCTTCTGTTTAGTGAtactgctgctggtggtggtgctCTACAGAAAGGATCTACTCTGCTGCAGACTCAGGCCCTGCAGGACACAGGAGTATGCA AATGACCTGCCCCAGTACAGCAGCAGACATTCTCTCTTTGGCATCGCCCACCGTGGGCACAATGCCGCCTTGAATCAGCGAGCGATGGGATCACAG CTTCCTGGAACGCTGTTTATCATCGGAAAGCCAAACGACTACCACCTGTCGGGCCCGCAGCCACGACTGCCATCTTACGAAAGCGTGCGGAAGAAGGACCGCCAAAGACAGATCCACAGCATGATCGCTCGGCGCTTTGGCCTGGAAAGCAGTCACGATGAG CCGCCACCAACATACgaggaaatattttattctaatcCACAAGCTTCTCCAACCAACAATCAATCTTTGGACGTTCACCTGTCCATAAACACCTCACACTCGCGTGAAGAAACACGTGGCACAGCGGCGCAGAGTTACGCCTCTGTCTCCCTGATGGGCAAAGAAGACCCCCGCTGCCAAGACATTCCCACTGGTTCTGCTAACCGAACGGCCGTTTGA
- the mrpl27 gene encoding 39S ribosomal protein L27, mitochondrial — translation MTRFKMAALASLMLKSRAGLLVSSESYLLDAVRFASKKAGGSSKNLGGKSPGRRFGFKKVDGNFVHAGNILATQRKLRYHPGAHVGLGTNNTLFALEDGHVRFTKEVYIPPPRNPEVTRVITKLPKGAVLYKTFINVMPVKQEGKFKLVDLV, via the exons ATGACACGATTCAAAATGGCGGCGCTGGCGTCCTTGATGCTGAAGTCCAGAGCAG gtCTTCTGGTTTCCAGTGAGTCCTATTTGCTGGACGCGGTGAGGTTTGCGTCCAAGAAGGCCGGAGGCAGCTCAAAGAACCTCGGAGGGAAGAGCCCCGGCCGGAGGTTTGGTTTTAAGAAAGTGGATG GTAACTTTGTACATGCTGGGAACATCCTTGCAACACAGAGGAAGTTGAGGTATCACCCTGGAGCACAT GTTGGCCTGGGAACCAACAACACCCTCTTCGCACTGGAGGACGGCCACGTCAGGTTCACCAAGGAGGTCTACATCCCACCGCCCCGAAACCCCGAGGTCACCCGCGTCATCACCAAGCTGCCTAAAGGAGCCGTGCTCTACAAGACCTTCATCAACGTGATGCCAGTGAAACAGGAGGGCAAATTCAAACTAGTGGACCTGGTCTGA
- the LOC102233173 gene encoding uncharacterized protein LOC102233173 isoform X1, producing MDPFLLTVILGSGSCAVFCLVILLLVVVLYRKDLLCCRLRPCRTQEYANDLPQYSSRHSLFGIAHRGHNAALNQRAMGSQLPGTLFIIGKPNDYHLSGPQPRLPSYESVRKKDRQRQIHSMIARRFGLESSHDEPPPTYEEIFYSNPQASPTNNQSLDVHLSINTSHSREETRGTAAQSYASVSLMGKEDPRCQDIPTGSANRTAV from the exons GGTCATGTGCAGTCTTCTGTTTAGTGAtactgctgctggtggtggtgctCTACAGAAAGGATCTACTCTGCTGCAGACTCAGGCCCTGCAGGACACAGGAGTATGCA AATGACCTGCCCCAGTACAGCAGCAGACATTCTCTCTTTGGCATCGCCCACCGTGGGCACAATGCCGCCTTGAATCAGCGAGCGATGGGATCACAG CTTCCTGGAACGCTGTTTATCATCGGAAAGCCAAACGACTACCACCTGTCGGGCCCGCAGCCACGACTGCCATCTTACGAAAGCGTGCGGAAGAAGGACCGCCAAAGACAGATCCACAGCATGATCGCTCGGCGCTTTGGCCTGGAAAGCAGTCACGATGAG CCGCCACCAACATACgaggaaatattttattctaatcCACAAGCTTCTCCAACCAACAATCAATCTTTGGACGTTCACCTGTCCATAAACACCTCACACTCGCGTGAAGAAACACGTGGCACAGCGGCGCAGAGTTACGCCTCTGTCTCCCTGATGGGCAAAGAAGACCCCCGCTGCCAAGACATTCCCACTGGTTCTGCTAACCGAACGGCCGTTTGA